The following are encoded together in the Cicer arietinum cultivar CDC Frontier isolate Library 1 chromosome 2, Cicar.CDCFrontier_v2.0, whole genome shotgun sequence genome:
- the LOC105852822 gene encoding uncharacterized protein, with translation MQKVIKAKSSGLKFEVGWNESGQPIDPNSSMFVSYIVAVVRQNIPITIDDWRDKTLKDAKEILWNDIQTSFVLDEVRKNYILRVVGKIHRGFRSHLSNFYLKDSEGNMNAKAPRIYKHYISNEEWSAFVSKCSDPAFVNISKANRERARNSMHPYKKSRMGYARLEQKLRQDTQSDQPLGRHILWKEARVNKDGVVDNENVQKIIELCENIEQSSENKKGNKASCRDILGNVFNVPEYSGRVRGPLQEFLKFATLGLRQF, from the exons atgcaaaaggtcataAAAGCAAAGAGTAGTGGgttaaaatttgag gttggatggaatgagagtggtcagcccatcgaccccaacagctccatgtttgtaagttacattgtggctgttgttcgtcaaaatatccCCATTACAATCGATGACTGGAGAGATAAGACGTTGAAGGATGCAAAAGAGatattgtggaatgatatacag acttcttttgttcttgatgaggtgagaaagaaTTACATCTTGAGAGTTGTcgggaaaatacaccggggttttagatctcacctctcaaacttctatctaaaagatagtgagggaaatatgaatgcaaaagctccaagaatatataaacattatatatcaaatgaagaatggagtgcatttgtatcaaaaTGTTCCGACCCCGCGTTTgta aatataagtaaggcaaatcgcgagaggGCAAGAAATTCTatgcacccatacaaaaaatcacgtatgggatatgcacgtctagagcaaaaactt cgacaagacacccaatccgatcaaccgttgggtcgtcatatactgtggaaggaagctcgtgtaaataaggacGGAGTGgtggataacgaaaatgttcaaaaaataatagaactttgt gagaatattgaacaaagttcagaaaataaaaagggcaacaaagctagttgcagggacattctgggtaatgtgtttaatgttcctgaatattccggTCGCGTGAGGGGCCCACTAcaagaatttttgaagtttgcgaCACTTGGCCTGCGACAGTTCTGA